The Campylobacter concisus genome segment AATCCTCCGAAAATTTTAGCTACAATGACGCGTAAATTTACGAAAGGAAGAAAAATGAGTAAAATTTACAATCTAAACACTGACACGAAAGTTGTTTCTAAAAGCGTCGTTAGCAAGAGAATTTTTGATTGCGAGAATGCTCATGTCGATGTATTTGCTTTTGATACGGGTGAGGAACTAGATCATGAGATGCTGTTTTGCGACAGCCTTGCATGGGTTGTAGAGGGCGGTGCTAGCCTATACTATGGCGAAAAGCAGATGCATATAGGCAATGAGCAAGCTTGCCTGATAGAGAAAAAAGTGTGGCGCAAGCTAGTTTTTAAAGAACCAACGAAATATATTTCAATTGATTTTAAGGAGGACTTAATGATAGATCATTTACCTAAGGCAGCTATTTTTAGCTTAGTTGATGCAGTCGAATACGAAAAAGGCAAAATCGTGAGCAAAACGCTCGTAAAGAACGAAAACGGCTCAATGTCATTACTTAGTTTTGACACAGACCAAGAGCTCTCAACTCACGCAGCTCCAGGCGATGCACTACTTATCGCACTTGATGGCGAGATGAAGCTAACTATTGGTGATGAACATTTTGATATCAAAAAAGGCGATACCATCGTGCTTCCAGGCAAAATACCACACGGATTAAAGATAAAAGATAAATTTAAAATGCTCTTAATCGTCACTAAAGACAAAATGTAATACCAAGCCCTATTTTTAGGGCTTTTTCTCTATAGTAACAATAGTAAATTTATACTTAATAAAGCAAAAAGTAAAACCATAATATAATCGCTCCAAAAAAAAGAAAAACTATGAAAAAAGAAAATTCCAAACTATTTTTGTTGCTATTTTTAGGCGCTCTCTCTGCCTTTGGACCATTTGTTACAGATCTTTATTTGCCAGCACTTCCGGCTATTACCGAGTGGTTTAAAACAAGTGTTACAGCTACGCAATTAACGATCACGACATCGATGGCAGGTTTAGCCATAGGTCAGCTCATAGTTGGCCCAATAAGTGATAAATTTGGACGAAAAACGCCACTTACTATCTCGCTTATCGTCTATACGATAAGCACTGTTTTTATATTTTTCTCGCAAAATATCCAGTTTTTTATCTTTATGAGAATTATTCAAGGGCTTGCGAGTGCTGGTAGCTTAGTCATCTCAAGAGCCGTTGTGAGCGACCTTTATAAGGGTCACGAGATGACTAAATTTTTTAGCCTTATGATGGTCGTAAATGGTCTAGCCCCGATACTTTCACCAATTGGCGGTAGTTTTCTACTTAAATTTACCGACTGGCGTGGCATCTTTATGGCGCTTACTATCATTGGCATTTTGCTTTTTATCGCAAATTTTTATTTCAAAGAGAGCTTAAGTCAGTCAAATCGCTTAAAAATGCCTTTGCTAGTGACTTATAGTGTTTTTGGCAAAATTTTAAGAAAGAAAAAATTTATACTTTTTGTAAGCATTCAGACATTTGCGATGGGTGCGATGTTTGCTTATATAGCGTCATCTTCGTTTATCTTTCAAGAATTTTATTCTCTAAGTCCAGTAAGCTATAGCTTTTGCTTTGCTTCAAATGGTTTAGGGCTTGTTATAGGAGCAAGGCTTGCTAGTCTTTTAAATGAGAGAAAAGCGCTCAAAACCGGGCTTTTTGGCACCTTGTTTGCTAGCATTTTTATTGCTTTCATACTTTGCTCTAAATTTGAAGTGATCGGCGTCATTATCGCATTTTTTTTATTGCTTCTTTTTACAGGATTTGTCTTACCAACTGCTTCATCGCTAGCTATGAACGAAGGCAGAGAATACGCAGGCTCAGCCTCAGCGATACTTGGATTTTGTCCATTTTTCTTAGGCGGCGTCGTCTCTCCGCTAGTTGGGCTTGGCGATATATTTTATTCGACTTCTATTGTTATTTTAGCTTGCACATTACTTGCTTTGATATCATTTTTTAGGTTAAAAAGAGTTGCGTAAAATTTATCTTATTTCAAATACAAAAACGACTGATGAGAGCGTTGTAAATTTAAGCGTTAGCAAGATCGAGTTTTTAAAATTTGAACTAAATTTAAGTGACTATGACGTGCTGGTAGTTACTTCTAAAAATGCTTTTAATGCATTAAAATTTAATGGCATTTCGCCTATAAATTTGCCAGTCTTTGCCATCGCAAATAGTTGTGCGGCGGCCGCAAGAGAGTTTGGATTTAGCGAAATTTATACCGGAAAGAACGCTCACGGAGATGACTTCGCAAGAGAAATTTTGCCACTTTTAAAAGGTAAAAAAGTTCTTTATCTAAAAGGTAAAGATAGTGCTTCAAATTTCTTAGAAATTTTGCAAAATGGCGACGTAAATATAAAGGCAATCGTCGCCTATGAAAATGTCTTAAATCCTTGCAAAATGGAGCTAAAACCACCAAAAAATAGTATCTTAATCTTCACTTCTCCGCTAAATGTCAAAAATTTTCTTAGTAATTTTGGCTGGGATGAGAGCTATCAAGCGATAAGCATTGGAAAGGTCACTGCAAAAGAGCTAAAATTTACCGAGCCAATAGTGAGCCAAAGTCAAGATATAAACGCCTGTATCGCGCTTGCCAAAACATTACTTTAAGCAAAAAATTTATATAATTTTATTGCCTGAGTGAAGCGAGTCAGCATTTTACGGGGTCCAACACTTTTTTGTTAGCGAAAAGGTATGGGTGCCTTGTGATGTGGCTTCGTTTGAGTCTGAAAAGGCGAGAAGTTGCAACCGTTTGGTATCCATCTATTTGCAAGATTGGCTTTGTTTATGGGCCACTCTTCTATGCGACGCCCACTCGGGTTTTTAAATTTACGGAGATGAAATGAATATTCTCATAATAGGAAGTGGCGGCCGCGAATACGCCATTGCTCTAAAACTAAAAAGTGAAAAAAATATAAATTTATACTTTGCACCGGGAAATGGTGCGACCTCACGCCTTGGTGATAATTTAAACATAAAAGACTTTTATGAGCTTGCAAAATTTGCTAAACAAAATGATATTGCTCTAACTATCGTAGGCCCTGAGGCACCGCTTAGTGAAGGGGTAGTGGATATCTTTAAAAAAGAGGGTTTGCTCATCTTTGGACCAAGCAAGGCAGCTGCTAGACTTGAAGCTAGCAAGGTGTATATGAAGGATTTTTTAGCTAGAAATAACATAAAAACTGCAAAATATTTAAACACAGATGATAAAGAAAAGGCATTTAAATTTATTGATACCCTAAGCGCGCCGATGGTCGTAAAGGCAGATGGTCTTTGTGCCGGAAAAGGCGTTATAATCGCAAATTCTAAAGAGGGGGCCAAAGAGGCAGTTAGTGACATGCTAAGCGGAGCTAGCTTTGGTGATGCTGGTAAATTTGTGGTGGTTGAAGAGTTTTTAGATGGTTTTGAGCTTAGCTTTTTTGCTATTTGTGACGGCGAAAATTTCGTAAGCTTGCCAGTGGCACAAGACCACAAACGCCTGCTTGATAACGATGAGGGTCCAAATACTGGCGGTATGGGCGCTTATGCTCCAAGTCCGCTTGCTTCAAAAGAGCTGATAAAAAGAGTTGAAGAAGAGGTGGTAAAACCCACTTTAAAAGGGATGAAAAACGAGGGCAGTCCATTTTGTGGAGTGCTTTTTGTAGGACTTATGATCGTAAAAAATGAGCCTTATGTGCTTGAGTTTAATGTGAGATTTGGCGATCCTGAGTGCGAGGTCTTGATGCCATTAATTGACGGAAATCTAAGTGAAATTTTACTAAATGCTGCAAAGGGAGAGCTAAAGCCTATTAGCTTAAAAGATGAATTTGCGGTTGGTGTCGTAATGGCTAGTAAGGACTATCCGTATAAAAGCAGCCCAAAAGCTAAAATTTCAGTTTTAAATGATGTAAAAGATGCTCACATCGCTTATGCTGGTGTTAGTGAGCAAGATGAAGAAATTTATGCAGATGGTGGCAGGGTATTAGTCTGTGTGGCCACTGCGAAGAGCATAAAAGAGGCACGTGATAGAGCTTATGAGCTTTGCGAAAATGTAAAATTTGATGGAGCACATTATAGAAAAGATATTGCCTGGCAGGCATTAAAATGAGTATGCAGATAGTTGAAAAACTTGAAAAAGAAGAAATTTCTCTAGCGCCATTTTCAAAAAGAGTGCTAGCTTACTCAATTGATGAATGTATTGTTTCTTTTTTGTTTTTGATCATTTACTGGGATGCCTTTTTGTCGGTTATGAGCTATGATGAAGCCAGAAATTTGACTTTAAATTTCTTTTGGCAAATAGTCGCATTAAAGATTATATATCATGCATTTTTTGTTTGGTATTATGGCGCGAGTCTCGGACAAATGCTAACAAAGACGATGTGCATTAATGTAGAAATTTTAGATAGACCAAATTTTGTTTCAAGCTTGGTAAGAGCGATTTTTAGGTTGGTTAGTGAAGCTTGTTTTTATCTTGGTTTTGCATGGGCATTTGCAAATCCAGCTAGGCAAACTTGGCAAGACAAAATAGCAAAAACAGTGGTGATAAATGCGTAAAATTTTATTTTTAGTTCCGGTATGTATTTTAAGTCTAAGTGCAGCTGTGCAAGATGTGCAGCTTTTGGCCGATGATGTAAAGCAAGATAAAGGCATTGTCACGGCCAATAAAAACGTCGTTGTATATTCACAAGATTATCTTGTAACAGCTGATTGTGCAGTTTATGATCAAAATAATTCGGTTATAGAGCTCTTTGGAAATGTCAACATGATGAAAGGAAAGAGCGAAGTCTCTCGCTCAAACTATGCAAAGCTAAATTTAAAAAATAATGACACTGCTTTTGAATCGCTTTTTATGATGAATAAAGACATGGAAGTATGGATGAGAAGCGATGAGAGCAGCTCTGACAGTGAGTACTATAGAGTTAAAAAAGCGATGGTTTCAAGCTGTAATGTTCAAGATCCTGACTGGAGTATCACCTCAAGCTCAGCTATGCTAAATAAACAAAGCAAATTTTTACACCTTTTTAATCCAGTCTTTCGTATAGCTAATGTGCCAGTTTTTTATTTGCCATATTTTGGTTTTTCAACAGATACCACAAGAAGAACAGGCCTTTTACCGCCTGAACTTGGATACGGAAAATCTGAAGGTTTTTATTACAAGCAGCCGATTTATTTTGCACCTTATAATGAGTGGGACTTCGAGCTTGATCCGCAGATAAGAACAAACAGAGGTGCTGGAATTTATGGTGCATTTAGATTTACTGAGTCGCCTGATTCAAGGGGTGAAATCAGCTTTGGTATGTTTGACGATAAAAAAAGCTATCAAGATAGACAAAGAAGTAAGACTTCAAATAAGGCTGAACTAAAAAATAAAACACATAAAGGTATTGGACTAAAATACGAAAGAGATAAGCTTATAAGATACCTTAGTGAAGCAGATTTACAAGAGGGAATTTGGATAGACGCAACGAAGCTAAATGATATAGATTATTTAAATTTAAAGGGCAGAGATGATGATTATGATTCGCTTGTAACTTCTAAATTTAACTATTTCATTGCAAATGACGATCATTATTTTGGTGCTTATGCAAAATACTACATAGACACTGAAAAAATTGGCTCAAAAAATGAGAACAAAGACACGCTTCAAGAGCTTCCATCGCTTCAGTATCATAAATTTACAGATAATATTGTCTTGCCAAATATCTTATATTCACTCGATCTTCAGTCACATAGATATGATAGAAAAATAGGAGTTAGAGCGACTCAGTATGAATTTACGCTTCCAGCTTCAGTGCATGTGCCACTGCTTGATGATAGCTTAACTTTTTCATTTTACGAGTATCTATACGCTTCAAGAATAAATTACGAGAATAAGATAAATTCATTTGATGATAAAAGAGAAGATAAACATACAAATTTTGTAAATAATTACCATAAATTTACTCTTCACACTGACCTTGCAAAAGCGTATGAAAGCTTTTATCACACTCTAAATTTTGGGGCCGAATACCTACTACCAGGTTATAGAAAAGGAAATTTAGATGATGAGTTTATCTATGATAAAAATCTAAATGAGTATGAAAATTTTTTGACTCAAGAGCAGAGTAAGGAAGAAATTTCTGGTTATCTGACTCAGTATTTCTTTAACTCTAATGGTAGAAAGATTAT includes the following:
- a CDS encoding cupin domain-containing protein, which encodes MSKIYNLNTDTKVVSKSVVSKRIFDCENAHVDVFAFDTGEELDHEMLFCDSLAWVVEGGASLYYGEKQMHIGNEQACLIEKKVWRKLVFKEPTKYISIDFKEDLMIDHLPKAAIFSLVDAVEYEKGKIVSKTLVKNENGSMSLLSFDTDQELSTHAAPGDALLIALDGEMKLTIGDEHFDIKKGDTIVLPGKIPHGLKIKDKFKMLLIVTKDKM
- a CDS encoding multidrug effflux MFS transporter, which gives rise to MKKENSKLFLLLFLGALSAFGPFVTDLYLPALPAITEWFKTSVTATQLTITTSMAGLAIGQLIVGPISDKFGRKTPLTISLIVYTISTVFIFFSQNIQFFIFMRIIQGLASAGSLVISRAVVSDLYKGHEMTKFFSLMMVVNGLAPILSPIGGSFLLKFTDWRGIFMALTIIGILLFIANFYFKESLSQSNRLKMPLLVTYSVFGKILRKKKFILFVSIQTFAMGAMFAYIASSSFIFQEFYSLSPVSYSFCFASNGLGLVIGARLASLLNERKALKTGLFGTLFASIFIAFILCSKFEVIGVIIAFFLLLLFTGFVLPTASSLAMNEGREYAGSASAILGFCPFFLGGVVSPLVGLGDIFYSTSIVILACTLLALISFFRLKRVA
- a CDS encoding uroporphyrinogen-III synthase gives rise to the protein MRKIYLISNTKTTDESVVNLSVSKIEFLKFELNLSDYDVLVVTSKNAFNALKFNGISPINLPVFAIANSCAAAAREFGFSEIYTGKNAHGDDFAREILPLLKGKKVLYLKGKDSASNFLEILQNGDVNIKAIVAYENVLNPCKMELKPPKNSILIFTSPLNVKNFLSNFGWDESYQAISIGKVTAKELKFTEPIVSQSQDINACIALAKTLL
- the purD gene encoding phosphoribosylamine--glycine ligase, which produces MNILIIGSGGREYAIALKLKSEKNINLYFAPGNGATSRLGDNLNIKDFYELAKFAKQNDIALTIVGPEAPLSEGVVDIFKKEGLLIFGPSKAAARLEASKVYMKDFLARNNIKTAKYLNTDDKEKAFKFIDTLSAPMVVKADGLCAGKGVIIANSKEGAKEAVSDMLSGASFGDAGKFVVVEEFLDGFELSFFAICDGENFVSLPVAQDHKRLLDNDEGPNTGGMGAYAPSPLASKELIKRVEEEVVKPTLKGMKNEGSPFCGVLFVGLMIVKNEPYVLEFNVRFGDPECEVLMPLIDGNLSEILLNAAKGELKPISLKDEFAVGVVMASKDYPYKSSPKAKISVLNDVKDAHIAYAGVSEQDEEIYADGGRVLVCVATAKSIKEARDRAYELCENVKFDGAHYRKDIAWQALK
- a CDS encoding RDD family protein, with translation MSMQIVEKLEKEEISLAPFSKRVLAYSIDECIVSFLFLIIYWDAFLSVMSYDEARNLTLNFFWQIVALKIIYHAFFVWYYGASLGQMLTKTMCINVEILDRPNFVSSLVRAIFRLVSEACFYLGFAWAFANPARQTWQDKIAKTVVINA
- a CDS encoding LPS-assembly protein LptD, with protein sequence MRKILFLVPVCILSLSAAVQDVQLLADDVKQDKGIVTANKNVVVYSQDYLVTADCAVYDQNNSVIELFGNVNMMKGKSEVSRSNYAKLNLKNNDTAFESLFMMNKDMEVWMRSDESSSDSEYYRVKKAMVSSCNVQDPDWSITSSSAMLNKQSKFLHLFNPVFRIANVPVFYLPYFGFSTDTTRRTGLLPPELGYGKSEGFYYKQPIYFAPYNEWDFELDPQIRTNRGAGIYGAFRFTESPDSRGEISFGMFDDKKSYQDRQRSKTSNKAELKNKTHKGIGLKYERDKLIRYLSEADLQEGIWIDATKLNDIDYLNLKGRDDDYDSLVTSKFNYFIANDDHYFGAYAKYYIDTEKIGSKNENKDTLQELPSLQYHKFTDNIVLPNILYSLDLQSHRYDRKIGVRATQYEFTLPASVHVPLLDDSLTFSFYEYLYASRINYENKINSFDDKREDKHTNFVNNYHKFTLHTDLAKAYESFYHTLNFGAEYLLPGYRKGNLDDEFIYDKNLNEYENFLTQEQSKEEISGYLTQYFFNSNGRKIIKHSISQGYYTKEDEYSNLKNAIYLYPFENLSLYNKLEYSHKSKELKKIQSGFSYTNDLFWLNMLHTMKKNDSKIKNSATKDSYFTSGLGVKLPHQYSLIGGWQYDIERSYTKSWRVGVLHQRKCWNYGIIYQQDVEPTTTINGSASTRKNGIYFTINFYPMGGLHYDFSQSSTKSSAN